The Betta splendens chromosome 4, fBetSpl5.4, whole genome shotgun sequence genome contains a region encoding:
- the rangrf gene encoding ran guanine nucleotide release factor, whose translation MQSAGGSADQRRPLFGGAMSAVVPHSATDVSDLREIPDNQEVFAHAHTDQSLIVELVEFQAQVADEDAARYHFEDIAGTNKALEPGAFEVNGVVAVSASELCLSECNTAWMLTGTQCVSKFNEQARNTVTLHLGLLRLPQFSTDVLITFNDPQSISPDSSSASALGTHKQPWTVLDFQHLLRTLTLHNPGLFG comes from the coding sequence ATGCAGAgtgcaggaggcagcgctgatCAGAGGCGTCCCCTGTTTGGAGGAGCGATGTCAGCGGTCGTCCCTCACAGCGCCACAGACGTCAGCGATCTGAGGGAGATTCCTGACAACCAGGAGGTGTTCGCCCACGCCCACACCGACCAAAGCCTCATCGTGGAGCTGGTGGAGTTCCAGGCTCAGGTGGCGGACGAGGACGCGGCCAGGTACCACTTCGAGGACATCGCGGGCACCAACAAAGCTTTAGAGCCCGGTGCTTTTGAGGTGAACGGCGTCGTGGCGGTGTCCGCATCCGAGCTGTGCCTGTCAGAGTGCAACACAGCATGGATGCTCACTGGCACACAGTGCGTGTCCAAGTTTAACGAGCAGGCGAGGAATACGGTGACCCTTCACCTGGGTCTGCTTCGCCTGCCGCAGTTCTCCACGGATGTCCTGATCACCTTCAACGACCCGCAGAGCATCAgccctgacagcagcagtgcCTCTGCACTGGGGACACACAAGCAGCCGTGGACAGTGCTAGACTTCCAGCATTTGTTGCGGACTCTGACTCTGCACAACCCAGGGCTTTTTGGATAG
- the vamp4 gene encoding vesicle-associated membrane protein 4 isoform X1, with amino-acid sequence MREPDREEQTEDNMPPKFKRHLNDDEVTGSIRSERRNLLEEDSDEEEDFFLRGPSGPRFGPQNDKLKHVQSQVDEVIDVMQENISKVIERGERLDDLQDKSESLSDNASAFSSRAKQLHRRMWWRDMKMKMIIALVVVALLLIIIVPVILRYR; translated from the exons ATG CGGGAACCAGATCGGGAGGAGCAGACTGAAGACAACATGCCCCCAAAGTTCAAACGACACCTCAATGATGATGAGGTCACGGGATCCATTCGCAGTGAGAGG AGGAACCTGCTAGAAGAGGACTCGGATGAAGAGGAAGACTTCTTCTT GAGAGGCCCCTCAGGTCCCAGGTTCGGGCCTCAGAATGACAAACTCAAGCA CGTGCAGTCGCAGGTGGACGAGGTGATCGACGTGATGCAGgagaacatctccaaggtgATCGAGAGGGGCGAACGTCTGGACGACCTGCAGGACAAGTCAG AGAGCCTATCGGACAACGCGTCTGCCTTCAGCAGCCGAGCCAAACAGCTGCACAGGAGGATGTGGTGGAGAGACATGAAG ATGAAGATGATCATCGCCTTGGTCGTGGTCGCGCTCCTGCTTATTATCATCG TGCCCGTGATCCTGCGATATCGCTAG
- the vamp4 gene encoding vesicle-associated membrane protein 4 isoform X2 — protein MPPKFKRHLNDDEVTGSIRSERRNLLEEDSDEEEDFFLRGPSGPRFGPQNDKLKHVQSQVDEVIDVMQENISKVIERGERLDDLQDKSESLSDNASAFSSRAKQLHRRMWWRDMKMKMIIALVVVALLLIIIVPVILRYR, from the exons ATGCCCCCAAAGTTCAAACGACACCTCAATGATGATGAGGTCACGGGATCCATTCGCAGTGAGAGG AGGAACCTGCTAGAAGAGGACTCGGATGAAGAGGAAGACTTCTTCTT GAGAGGCCCCTCAGGTCCCAGGTTCGGGCCTCAGAATGACAAACTCAAGCA CGTGCAGTCGCAGGTGGACGAGGTGATCGACGTGATGCAGgagaacatctccaaggtgATCGAGAGGGGCGAACGTCTGGACGACCTGCAGGACAAGTCAG AGAGCCTATCGGACAACGCGTCTGCCTTCAGCAGCCGAGCCAAACAGCTGCACAGGAGGATGTGGTGGAGAGACATGAAG ATGAAGATGATCATCGCCTTGGTCGTGGTCGCGCTCCTGCTTATTATCATCG TGCCCGTGATCCTGCGATATCGCTAG
- the dnm3a gene encoding dynamin 3a isoform X6, whose product MGNRGMEDLIPLVNRLHEALGSVGHSCSLQLPQIAVVGGQSAGKSSVLENFVGRDFLPRGSGIVTRRPLILQLLHANTEYGEFLHCKGKKFTDFDKVCKEIEAETCRVTGSNKGISSVPISLRIYSPHVLNLTLVDLPGITKVPVGDQPADIEYQIRDMIMQYICNENCLILAVSPANADLATSDALKLAKDVDPQGQRTIGVITKLDLMDGGTDAREILENRLLPLRRGYIGVVNRSQKDIDGKKDIKAALDAERKFFLSHPSYKHMAERMGTPYLQRILNQQLTNHIRDTLPAFRSHLQSQLLALNKEAEEYRKYSPDDPARRTKTLLQLVQRLAVDFEKLIEGSGDKVDTVHLSGGAKINRIFHERFPYELVKIKFDEKKLRQEINYAIRNIHGVRTGLFTPDLAFEAIVKKQILRVTGPCMKCIDMVSQELITTVYQCIDKLTSFPTLRNETERIVTSEIREQESKCREQVMLLIDIQLAYINTRHEDFVGFTNGQQMYTQGNKKVPERMTGNQGVAPPSSLIVIRKGWLTLNNISIIKGGAKEYWFILTAETLSWFKDDATLLQEVGPFGKKERGTKEESRRVQGSTGRGKTKMCHQHT is encoded by the exons ATGGGCAACCGCGGGATGGAGGACCTGATCCCGCTGGTCAACCGCCTCCACGAGGCGCTGGGCAGCGTGggacacagctgcagcctccagctgcCGCAGATCGCTGTGGTGGGCGGCCAGAGCGCCGGGAAGAGCTCGGTCCTGGAGAACTTCGTGGGCAG AGATTTCCTTCCACGGGGCTCAGGAATTGTCACGCGCAGACCTTTaatccttcagctgcttcatgcCAACACAG AGTATGGTGAATTTCTTCATTGCAAAGGAAAGAAGTTCACAGACTTTGATAAGGTGTGCAAGGAGATCGAGGCAGAGACATGCAGGGTTACAGGATCCAATAAGGGCATCTCTTCTGTCCCTATCAGTTTACGCATCTATTCACCACATG ttttgAACCTGACTCTTGTAGACCTGCCTGGAATTACCAAAGTCCCAGTGGGTGACCAGCCAGCTGACATAGAGTACCAGATACGAGACATGATCATGCAGTATATCTGTAATGAGAACTGTCTCATCCTGGCTGTTTCACCAGCCAATGCTGACCTGGCCACCTCTGATGCACTCAAACTGGCCAAAGATGTTGACCCGCAGG GCCAGCGCACAATTGGTGTAATCACTAAGCTGGACCTCATGGATGGAGGAACAGATGCACGAGAAATACTGGAGAACAGGTTGCTTCCACTACGCAGAG GTTACATAGGGGTGGTAAATCGCAGTCAGAAGGACATTGATGGGAAAAAGGACATTAAAGCAGCTCTGGATGCAGAGAGGAAGTTCTTTCTGTCCCATCCATCCTACAAACACATGGCTGAACGGATGGGAACTCCATATTTACAAAGGATTCTCAACCAG CAACTGACAAACCACATCCGGGACACTCTGCCAGCCTTCCGTAGTCATCTGCAGAGTCAGCTCCTGGCCTTGAACAAAGAGGCTGAAGAGTACAGGAAGTACAGTCCTGATGACCCTGCACGTAGGACCAAGACATTGCTGCA GTTAGTTCAGCGCCTGGCTGTTGACTTTGAGAAGTTAATCGAGGGCTCAGGCGACAAAGTAGACACAGTTCATTTGTCTGGAGGGGCTAAAATCAACAGAATCTTCCACGAGCGCTTCCCCTATGAACTGGTCAAG ATTAAATTTGATGAAAAGAAGCTGCGGCAGGAAATCAACTACGCCATAAGAAACATCCACGGTGTCAG GACAGGTCTGTTCACTCCAGACTTGGCCTTTGAAGCCATAGTGAAGAAACAAATACTGAGAGTAACAGGTCCATGTATGAAGTGTATTGACATGGTCAGTCAAGAATTAATTACCACTGTGTACCAGTGCATTGACAAG CTCACTTCCTTTCCCACACTGAGAAATGAGACGGAGAGAATTGTGACCTCTGAAATCCGAGAACAGGAGAGTAAATGCAGAGAGCAG GTGATGTTGCTCATTGACATACAGCTTGCCTACATTAATACCAGACATGAAGATTTTGTGGGCTTCACTAA CGGCCAGCAGATGTACACCCAAGGCAATAAGAAGGTTCCTGAGAGGATGACAGGAAACCAG gGTGTGGCCCCTCCCTCAAGTCTAATA GTGATACGCAAAGGATGGTTGACACTCAataacatcagcatcatcaaAGGCGGAGCCAAGGAGTACTGGTTCATCCTCACAGCAGAGACTCTGTCTTGGTTCAAAGATGATGCG ACTCTGTTACAGGAAGTGGGCCCCtttggaaaaaaggaaagaggaaCGAAGGAAGAGAGTCGTAGGGTTCAGGGGAGCACTGGGAGAGGGAAGACCAAAATGTGCCACCAGCACACTTAG
- the itpa gene encoding inosine triphosphate pyrophosphatase, which translates to MAVPAGRSVVFVTGNAKKLEEVIQILGDKFPYKLVSKKIDLPEYQGEPDEISIQKCKEAARQIDGPVIVEDTCLCFKALGGLPGPYIKWFLDKLKPEGLYKLLAGFEDKSAWALCTFAFCAGKDEPVQLFRGKTEGHIVEPRGPRDFGWDPCFQPDGYDKTYAELPKDTKNKISHRYRALAAMSEHFCKANSTSPESKKKKEEE; encoded by the exons ATGGCAGTACCTGCAGGAAGATCTGTGGTGTTCGTgactggaaatgccaaaaaaCTCGAAGAG GTCATTCAGATCCTTGGAGACAAGTTTCCCTACAAACTAGTGTCTAAGAAGATTGACT TGCCTGAGTACCAGGGGGAGCCAGATGAAATTTCCATACAGAAGTGTAAAGAAGCTGCACGGCAG ATTGATGGACCAGTCATAGTAGAAGacacctgtttgtgtttcaaggCTTTAGGAGGCCTGCCTGGACCTTACAT AAAATGGTTCCTGGATAAACTCAAACCAGAAG GCTTGTACAAGCTCCTAGCTGGGTTTGAAGATAAATCAGCGTGGGCCCTCTGCACTTTTGCTTTTTGCGCTGGGAAAGATGAACCAGTACAGCTCTTCAGGGGAAAAACAGAG GGGCACATTGTGGAACCTCGGGGACCTCGAGACTTTGGATGGGACCCATGTTTCCAGCCAGATGGTTATGACAAAAC CTATGCTGAACTGCCAAAGGATACGAAGAATAAAATCTCTCATCGTTATCGTGCACTGGCTGCTATGTCGGAGCACTTCTGTAAAGCCAACAGTACCTCACCAGAgagcaagaagaaaaaagaagaggagtAA
- the mettl13 gene encoding eEF1A lysine and N-terminal methyltransferase yields MSLLPRTAEEFSSAEYWEKFFKKRGEKAFEWYGDYNKLCGVLHKYIKVQDKVLVVGCGNSELSEQLYDVGYKHLTNIDISETVVTHMNQRNVERRPGLTFQQMDATKTPFEDASYQAALDKGTLDAMASEEEGALARNMLAEVGRVLSVGGRYVCVTLAQESVIKLAVEHFVQLGWAVRLHCLQEGSGDEEDSFALPVFVLVGTKFRQPMPVPILEMCLGEDGTPTRLTQVSDLLAAVREHQAYSVLRKKLRSGTDASSNQSLTLCHTKTGLPRYTVTVQDSPPGAKVPRSNQFAVFIVPQGSETAWLYSSSEGQRQLAASANFRRLLIVTMHRNQDYTDMQAVQAELSPMVMDLAPPGMPANQQVPFLSVGGDLGWREEVSRGVSELSGEYCVENVKGEDGELYRRLVFLSNAALVQSESRLVSSNTSSIQKKKSKKKTKSAAAPTSSTSLSVDSGFLCCAHHEVMVAGLAMLGVGMPKNKDKPVSVLLIGLGGGGLPQFLRDFVPEVMIEVVELDPVVLDVAKEWFGFRPDDQLCVTLGDGLEHICTLEKKGGRLFDAIMFDVDNKDSTVGMSCPPAAFVETSMLQKVRSLLSPRGIFILNLVCRDSVLRKSVLERVNSLFPTVLFRKIEGEVNEVLLCSCEKREKSSGTDIFPSLSEAAKVLQSALSSKRTGTNHKPHIDIVELLKDMKVE; encoded by the exons ATGAGTCTGTTACCTCGCACTGCAGAGGAGTTCAGCTCTGCGGAGTACTGGGAGAAGTTCTTTAAGAAGCGCGGAGAAAAGGCTTTTGAGTGGTATGGAGACTACAACAAACTCTGTGGCGTTCTGCATAAATACATCAAAGTGCAAGATAAG GTGCTGGTGGTCGGTTGTGGTAACTCTGAGCTGAGTGAGCAGCTCTACGATGTCGGTTACAAACATCTAACTAATATCGACATCAGCGAAACAGTGGTGACCCATATGAACCAGAGAAATGTCGAGCGTCGGCCGGGCCTCACCTTTCAGCAAATGGATGCGACAAAGACTCCATTTGAGGACGCCAGCTACCAGGCAGCCCTGGACAAAGGTACACTGGATGCCATGGCATCTGAAGAGGAAGGAGCTCTAGCCAGGAACATGCTCGCTGAG GTGGGCCGTGTGCTAAGTGTCGGGGGACGGTACGTCTGTGTGACGTTGGCTCAGGAGAGCGTGATCAAGTTGGCGGTGGAGCACTTCGTACAGCTGGGGTGGGCAGTGAGGCTCCACTGCCTGCAGGAGGGAAGTGGGGACGAGGAGGACTCCTTTGCTCTGCCTGTCTTTGTCTTGGTTGGCACCAAGTTTCGTCAGCCTATGCCCGTGCCCATTCTGGAGATGTGTCTTGGCGAAGATGGAACCCCGACGCGTCTCACGCAGGTTTCAGATTTGTTGGCGGCTGTGAGAGAGCATCAGGCGTACTCTGTTTTGAGAAAGAAGCTTCGCTCAGGAACAGATGCCAGCTCAAACCAGTCACTCACTCTCTGCCACACTAAGACTGGCCTTCCCAGATACACAGTCACAGTGCAAGACTCCCCCCCAGGAGCCAAGGTTCCAAGATCAAACCAGTTTGCTGTATTTATTG TGCCTCAAGGCAGTGAGACAGCGTGGCTTTACAGCTCCAGCGAAGGTCAAAGGCAACTGGCAGCCAGCGCTAACTTTAGACGCCTGCTTATTGTGACAATGCACAGAAATCAAGATTACACAGACATGCAGGCTGTCCAGGCTGAGCTCTCACCAATGGTGATGGACTTGGCTCCCCCCGGTATGCCAGCCAACCAGCAG GTGCCCTTTCTGTCAGTTGGAGGGGATTTGGGTTGGCGAGAGGAGGTGAGCAGGGGAGTGAGTGAGCTGAGCGGAGAATACTGTGTGGAGAACGTGAAAGGAGAAGATGGTGAACTGTATCGTAGACTCGTATTTCTGTCCAATGCAGCCCTTGTCCAATCAGAAAGTCGTCTTGTCTCATCCAACACCT CATCAATTCAAAAAAAGAAGAGCAAAAAAAAGACCaaatcagcagctgctcctaCATCTTCAACGTCTCTGTCAGTGGACAGTGGTTTCCTCTGCTGCGCTCACCATGAAGTCATGGTGGCAGGTCTGGCAATGCTTGGGGTGGGCATGCCAAAGAATaaag ACAAGCCAGTGTCAGTGCTTCTGATTGGGCTTGGTGGTGGAGGCCTGCCTCAGTTTCTGCGGGACTTTGTGCCTGAAGTTATGATTGAGGTTGTGGAACTAGACCCGGTGGTGCTGGATGTGGCAAAGGAATGGTTTGGCTTCAGACCGGACGATCAGCTGTGTGTCACTCTTGGGGATGGCCTTGAACACATCTGCACCCTTGAGAAAAAAG GTGGTCGTCTGTTTGATGCCATCATGTTTGACGTAGATAACAAAGACAGCACTGTGGGTATGAGCTGCCCTCCTGCTGCCTTTGTAGAAACCTCCATGCTGCAGAAGGTCCGCAGCCTCCTAAGCCCCAGAG GTATCTTTATCCTGAACCTTGTGTGTCGTGACTCCGTCTTGAGGAAGAGCGTGCTGGAACGTGTCAACAGCCTATTCCCCACCGTCCTGTTTCGCAAGATTGAAGGGGAGGTGAATGAGGTGCTGCTGTGCTCCTGTGAAAAGAGGGAAAAGTCCAGTGGCACTGACATCTTTCCATCCTTAAGTGAAGCAGCCAAGGTTCTGCAGAGTGCACTGAGCTCTAAAAGGACTGGAACCAACCACAAGCCGCATATAGATATAGTAGAGCTGCTAAAAGACATGAAGGTGGAGTAA